From Rhodopseudomonas palustris, a single genomic window includes:
- a CDS encoding DUF3325 domain-containing protein — protein MSHVLAQVFCLAGFTALAFGLRRPQHDVLHRSLRRPVVFALRAVGTCALAIALAVLVGVSGWGFGLVKFSGHTTLAAALVYCALIGCGRRAAARVRC, from the coding sequence ATGAGTCACGTTCTGGCGCAGGTATTTTGCCTGGCGGGTTTCACGGCCCTGGCGTTCGGGCTGCGCCGGCCGCAGCACGATGTCCTGCATCGTTCGCTGCGCCGGCCGGTGGTGTTTGCGCTACGCGCTGTCGGCACCTGCGCGTTGGCGATCGCACTTGCGGTGCTGGTCGGTGTGTCCGGTTGGGGCTTCGGCCTGGTCAAGTTCAGCGGCCACACCACACTGGCCGCTGCCCTGGTGTACTGCGCGCTGATCGGCTGCGGCCGCAGGGCCGCCGCCAGAGTGCGCTGCTAG
- a CDS encoding IS481 family transposase, producing the protein MNIHKNARLTPIGRERLVQAVLSGQTPKAAAQAAGVCPRTARKWVARFKAEGRAGLADRSSRPRRLYKPTPVATVEQVERLRRQRLTGKQIAADLGLSPATVSRILRRLGLNRMRDLEPAEPARRYEYAHPGDMIHIDIKKLGRFDKIGHRITGDRTGQSNSRGVGWEFVHVCIDDASRVAFSQIFADEKAVSAIAFLKAAIAYYASLGVTVRRVMTDNGSCYISTDFRNACHALGLKHIRTRPYTPKTNGKAERFIQSALREWAYAQAYPTSTRRAEELPIWLHRYNWHRPHGGIKSQPPISRLGLSEDNLLRLHI; encoded by the coding sequence ATGAACATTCACAAGAATGCCCGTTTGACGCCGATTGGTCGAGAGCGGTTGGTGCAGGCGGTGTTGAGCGGGCAGACGCCGAAGGCCGCCGCACAAGCCGCAGGCGTCTGCCCGCGGACGGCCCGCAAATGGGTTGCCCGGTTCAAGGCCGAAGGGCGCGCAGGGCTTGCCGATCGCTCGTCGCGGCCGCGGCGGCTGTACAAGCCGACGCCAGTGGCGACCGTGGAGCAGGTCGAACGGCTGCGCCGTCAGCGTCTGACCGGCAAGCAGATCGCCGCCGATCTCGGCCTGTCGCCGGCCACCGTCAGCCGTATCCTGCGACGCCTGGGGCTCAACCGAATGCGTGACCTGGAGCCGGCCGAACCAGCCCGCCGCTACGAGTACGCCCATCCCGGCGACATGATCCACATCGACATCAAGAAGCTCGGCCGCTTCGACAAGATCGGCCATCGCATCACCGGCGATCGCACCGGCCAAAGCAACAGCCGCGGCGTCGGCTGGGAGTTCGTCCACGTCTGCATCGACGACGCCTCACGTGTCGCATTCTCGCAGATTTTCGCGGACGAGAAGGCCGTCAGCGCGATCGCCTTCCTCAAGGCCGCGATCGCCTATTACGCCAGCCTCGGCGTCACCGTTAGACGCGTCATGACCGACAACGGAAGCTGCTACATATCGACTGATTTCCGAAACGCCTGCCACGCTCTCGGGCTCAAGCATATCCGCACCAGGCCATACACACCTAAAACCAACGGCAAGGCCGAGCGCTTCATCCAAAGTGCTCTCAGGGAATGGGCTTACGCGCAGGCCTATCCGACCTCGACACGCAGGGCCGAGGAACTGCCGATCTGGCTGCATCGATACAATTGGCACCGCCCTCACGGCGGCATAAAATCACAGCCGCCAATCAGCAGACTCGGACTCTCCGAGGACAACCTGTTGAGGCTCCACATCTAG